In one window of Camelina sativa cultivar DH55 chromosome 15, Cs, whole genome shotgun sequence DNA:
- the LOC104748310 gene encoding flavonol synthase/flavanone 3-hydroxylase-like: MSGSVTISMFSSAFCWGGIYPQHRSLAPRRPEDVQNVISEIGDACEKWGFFQVINHGVPCDTRNRVEKTARMFFNLPMEEKLKVKRDEVNQVGYHDGEHTINIKDWKEVFDINIKDPTVIHSSTDPGDEGLRLVYNKWPQYPSDFREACKEYARHVEKLAFKLIELISLSLGLRKERFHDYFKEQMSFLRINRYPPCPRPDLALGVGQHTDVVVLTVLAQDEVGGLQVSRRSDGVWFPVRPVPNALVINIGNCIEIWTNDKYWSAEHRVVVNTTRERYSIPFFLLPSHDVEVKPLEELVSPESPPRYKGYKWGKFYASRNRSNFQKLDIKTIQVDDLKVVT; the protein is encoded by the exons ATGTCGGGATCAGTCACAATTAGtatgtttagttcg GCCTTTTGTTGGGGTGGGATCTACCCCCAACATCGATCTCTCGCGCCTCGACGACCCGAAGATGTCCAAAACGTTATCTCAGAGATTGGTGACGCCTGTGAGAAATGGGGATTCTTTCAGGTGATCAATCATGGTGTGCCTTGCGACACAAGAAACCGTGTGGAGAAGACTGCAAGGATGTTTTTCAATTTGCCAATGGAAGAGAAGCTGAAGGTGAAGAGAGACGAGGTGAATCAAGTAGGGTATCACGATGGAGAGCACACGATAAACATTAAAGACTGGAAAGAAGTGTTCGATATTAATATCAAAGATCCAACGGTTATTCATTCTTCCACTGATCCTGGAGATGAAGGTTTAAGGCTTGTTTACAACAAGTGGCCTCAATATCCTTCTGATTTCAg ggAAGCATGTAAAGAATATGCAAGACACGTTGAGAAGTTAGCGTTCAAGCTTATAGAACTCATATCATTAAGCTTAGGCTTACGAAAAGAGCGTTTTCATGATTACTTCAAAGAACAAATGAGCTTTTTAAGGATAAATCGTTATCCACCATGTCCAAGACCTGACCTAGCTTTAGGTGTTGGTCAACACACAGACGTCGTCGTTCTAACTGTATTGGCTCAAGATGAAGTTGGAGGATTACAAGTAAGTCGTAGATCAGACGGTGTTTGGTTTCCGGTTAGACCCGTCCCTAATGCTCTTGTCATCAATATAGGAAACTGTATAGAG ATATGGACGAATGATAAGTATTGGAGCGCAGAGCATAGAGTGGTGGTGAACACAACAAGAGAAAGATACTCAATACCATTCTTCTTGTTGCCTTCACACGATGTTGAAGTGAAGCCATTAGAAGAGCTTGTGAGTCCTGAAAGCCCACCAAGGTACAAAGGCTATAAATGGGGTAAGTTCTACGCCAGTAGGAACAGAAGCAATTTTCAAAAACTCGATATCAAAACCATCCAAGTCGATGATTTGAAAGTTGTGACATAA